One Mangrovimonas cancribranchiae DNA segment encodes these proteins:
- a CDS encoding FAD:protein FMN transferase, protein MPQVANSIYLTRTEELFYCKIKVKLPEHYGESLLNECFAIMQEVDTLYNSYTEGSYFNTINANAGQWVDTDFNTVQLLKVLKVIWQCTNGAFDPTAMPLIKGWGFYNDLNDTLIPSETEIETFLQDVDFSEVQIDGTRVKIGANQELITGAFIKAFAVDQVIARLKQLDVKEVLINAGGSSICALSTSEDHWRLDIPHPVEQSHSLLNLSLQNSSFSLSSTSKYDRLINGKRYSHILNSKTGYPSQSLQVGVLTDSAFLGDVLSTALFSIDAKDFNTVVEQLGKHYSFSAYHIDKQYQYYRFNPKHIMAL, encoded by the coding sequence ATGCCTCAAGTAGCCAATAGTATATACCTAACACGAACAGAAGAATTATTTTACTGTAAGATAAAGGTAAAGTTACCAGAGCACTATGGCGAATCGTTATTGAATGAATGCTTTGCTATTATGCAAGAGGTAGATACTTTATATAATTCTTATACTGAAGGTTCTTATTTTAATACTATTAACGCGAATGCAGGCCAGTGGGTTGATACAGATTTTAATACTGTACAGCTACTAAAAGTATTAAAGGTTATATGGCAATGTACCAATGGTGCTTTTGACCCAACTGCTATGCCTCTTATAAAAGGTTGGGGGTTTTATAATGACTTAAACGACACATTAATTCCTTCTGAAACAGAAATAGAAACATTTTTACAGGATGTAGACTTTTCTGAAGTACAAATAGATGGCACTCGTGTGAAAATAGGAGCAAACCAAGAATTGATAACAGGAGCTTTTATTAAAGCTTTTGCTGTAGACCAAGTGATAGCACGGCTAAAACAATTGGATGTAAAAGAAGTTCTGATAAATGCAGGAGGCAGCTCTATATGTGCTTTAAGCACTAGCGAAGATCATTGGAGGCTAGATATTCCACATCCTGTAGAACAGTCCCATTCACTTTTGAATTTATCGTTGCAAAACAGTTCGTTTTCACTATCCTCAACTTCAAAATACGATAGGCTTATTAATGGAAAGCGCTACAGTCATATATTAAACTCTAAAACAGGCTATCCTTCACAAAGCTTACAGGTAGGAGTTTTAACAGATTCGGCATTTTTAGGCGATGTTTTATCTACTGCACTTTTCAGTATTGATGCTAAAGATTTTAATACTGTTGTAGAGCAATTGGGTAAACACTATTCGTTTTCGGCATATCATATTGATAAACAGTATCAATATTACAGGTTTAATCCTAAACATATTATGGCGCTATGA
- the rsxC gene encoding electron transport complex subunit RsxC, which produces MMLIPSLKSKTKHLGIRRLSSPKTLYLPLQGYNGVMELCVKEGDTVKKYQHLAALNGSLASCIHAPVSGIVEGIVYIQDKPYLQLQNDFKDTEVSRLHRIPDALSKADIISLMHDYGIIGSGGAKFPTQVKYEGATSKLSYFIINGVECEPYLSADYALMKEQSEALLSLLALLQKVLQIKRIVFGIEKQHKELKKLLLTKAQQLSLDIDVKILENTYPQGGELQLIKAVTGKELPKGSIPVDHDILVNNVGTLWAMYNALYNNIPYTERVITVSGEKGKELGNFNVKIGTPVAHIIEELGVEHGFNAITTILGGPMMGKALNDTKSPINKGSGGILFIENPTNDRYNCIQCGYCTDVCPQHLMPMEFARYETQGNSAKLEAFNLNDCIECGACAYICPSDVPLMKSIFSGKQLLRTV; this is translated from the coding sequence ATGATGTTAATTCCTTCATTAAAGAGTAAAACTAAACACTTAGGCATACGTCGTCTGTCTTCACCAAAAACTTTGTATTTACCGTTACAGGGTTATAATGGGGTTATGGAATTGTGTGTAAAAGAGGGAGACACTGTAAAAAAATATCAGCATTTGGCAGCTTTAAACGGTTCGTTAGCAAGTTGTATACATGCTCCTGTTTCTGGTATTGTTGAAGGTATTGTTTATATTCAGGATAAGCCCTATTTACAGTTACAAAATGATTTTAAGGATACGGAAGTTTCAAGATTACATCGCATACCTGATGCGTTATCGAAAGCAGATATTATTTCGCTAATGCATGATTACGGTATTATAGGAAGTGGTGGAGCTAAGTTTCCGACACAGGTAAAATATGAAGGAGCAACTTCAAAACTTTCGTACTTTATAATTAATGGAGTAGAGTGCGAGCCTTATTTGAGTGCAGACTATGCCTTAATGAAAGAACAATCTGAAGCCTTGCTCTCTTTACTGGCTTTATTACAAAAGGTATTGCAGATAAAGCGTATAGTATTTGGTATAGAAAAACAGCATAAAGAATTAAAAAAACTATTGCTTACCAAAGCCCAACAGCTATCTCTAGATATTGATGTAAAGATTTTGGAAAATACCTATCCGCAAGGTGGTGAGTTACAATTGATAAAAGCTGTTACAGGAAAAGAATTGCCTAAAGGCAGTATCCCTGTAGATCATGATATTTTGGTAAACAATGTAGGGACATTATGGGCTATGTATAATGCCTTGTACAACAATATACCTTATACAGAACGTGTGATAACAGTTTCTGGTGAGAAAGGAAAAGAACTGGGGAATTTTAATGTAAAAATAGGAACACCAGTAGCACATATTATTGAAGAATTGGGTGTAGAACATGGTTTTAATGCCATAACCACTATACTTGGTGGACCGATGATGGGTAAAGCACTAAACGACACTAAAAGCCCTATAAATAAAGGTAGCGGAGGGATTTTGTTTATAGAAAACCCTACAAATGATAGATATAACTGTATCCAATGTGGGTATTGTACAGATGTTTGTCCGCAACATTTAATGCCCATGGAGTTTGCCCGTTATGAAACCCAAGGTAACTCAGCTAAACTTGAAGCTTTTAATTTGAATGATTGTATAGAATGCGGTGCCTGTGCTTATATATGTCCTAGTGATGTGCCATTGATGAAAAGTATTTTTTCAGGAAAACAATTATTAAGAACCGTATGA
- a CDS encoding RnfABCDGE type electron transport complex subunit D, whose amino-acid sequence MRLNPYIKPKYNSTRSVMVDVLIALLPVMFVGTLAYGSLFVSNILWATAAALLSEFLFAVIYTKHYKSVLDGSAVVTAWLLCCTLSVITPWYMIVFGAFAAVTFGKMVWGGLGKNRFNPALVGREFMVCFFPVVMTSAAIWQSSNVIVTEAEPFFPGLTDPTLNEYLSHLVYHTTGAMGEYSIVALLVGGLYLILRRRISWHIPFSLLTVFMISFWLIDGGSVYNFSFGGVLLGTLFMATDMPSSPTNPYGKLYYGAMIGLVAFIMIIGGASYEYMSYSILILNGFSYYISTVFVPRIWGRSLNYGKRLEAIFLLTLCILGTSLAILSLNYYNLIHYLVYVYMFYIILKFNYSFIKQIKNPI is encoded by the coding sequence ATGAGATTGAACCCTTATATAAAACCTAAATATAATAGTACCCGAAGTGTTATGGTAGATGTGCTCATTGCACTGTTGCCTGTGATGTTTGTGGGAACATTGGCTTATGGTAGTCTGTTTGTAAGCAATATATTATGGGCTACAGCAGCGGCTTTGCTTAGTGAGTTTCTTTTTGCAGTCATCTATACGAAGCATTATAAAAGCGTGCTAGATGGTTCTGCTGTAGTAACCGCTTGGTTACTGTGCTGTACACTTTCTGTTATTACACCTTGGTACATGATTGTTTTTGGGGCATTTGCTGCAGTAACGTTTGGTAAAATGGTTTGGGGAGGATTGGGAAAAAACCGTTTTAATCCAGCTTTGGTAGGTAGGGAATTTATGGTTTGCTTTTTTCCGGTTGTAATGACATCAGCTGCTATTTGGCAAAGTAGTAACGTTATTGTAACTGAGGCAGAGCCATTTTTTCCAGGACTTACAGATCCAACGCTTAATGAATATCTAAGTCATTTGGTATACCATACCACTGGTGCTATGGGAGAATATTCTATAGTAGCTTTGCTAGTAGGAGGACTTTACCTTATACTACGACGACGGATATCTTGGCATATTCCCTTTAGTTTGCTTACGGTATTTATGATAAGCTTTTGGTTGATAGATGGAGGGAGTGTATATAACTTTTCTTTTGGAGGTGTTTTGTTAGGTACGCTGTTTATGGCAACAGATATGCCTTCTAGCCCAACAAACCCTTATGGTAAGTTGTACTACGGAGCCATGATAGGTTTGGTAGCTTTTATAATGATTATTGGTGGAGCAAGCTATGAGTATATGTCTTATTCTATATTAATCCTCAATGGTTTTTCATATTATATAAGTACGGTTTTTGTACCAAGAATATGGGGACGATCGCTAAATTATGGCAAGCGCTTAGAAGCTATCTTTTTGCTTACGCTTTGTATACTGGGTACTAGCTTGGCTATTCTGTCTTTAAACTATTACAATCTCATACACTACTTGGTGTATGTGTATATGTTCTACATAATTTTAAAATTCAACTACAGCTTTATAAAACAAATTAAAAACCCAATTTAA
- a CDS encoding nitroreductase: MKHISLILLLTLLAISCTEAPVEQVVYDGSQREAIIHNILTRRSIRKYKDTQVSKAQLDTIMKSALFAPSALNKQPWEVRVIQNKELLTEINDRFLSYAEGKEFQGSAARYREPGFSIFHGAPTLIVIARDTSSNISYLDCGIILQNILLSAHAIDLGTCPLGTLVPVLNKEENKDIIDLLNIPEGYEVAINVALGYPDEQPVAPKRYPERLKIIE; encoded by the coding sequence ATGAAACATATAAGCTTAATATTATTATTGACACTCTTGGCTATATCTTGTACAGAAGCACCTGTAGAGCAAGTGGTGTACGACGGTTCACAGAGAGAAGCTATTATACACAATATACTAACCCGTAGATCTATAAGAAAGTATAAGGACACACAGGTAAGCAAGGCACAATTGGATACTATTATGAAAAGTGCATTGTTTGCACCAAGTGCCTTAAATAAACAACCTTGGGAAGTACGTGTAATACAGAATAAAGAATTGCTTACCGAGATTAATGACCGTTTTTTGAGCTATGCAGAAGGGAAAGAGTTTCAAGGTAGTGCAGCCCGTTATAGAGAACCAGGTTTTAGTATTTTTCATGGAGCACCAACACTTATTGTTATTGCTAGGGATACAAGTAGCAACATAAGCTATCTAGATTGTGGTATAATTTTGCAAAACATATTACTGAGCGCTCATGCTATTGATTTGGGTACTTGTCCGTTAGGGACACTGGTTCCTGTTCTTAATAAGGAAGAGAACAAAGATATTATAGACTTACTGAATATACCCGAAGGCTATGAAGTAGCTATTAACGTAGCTTTGGGGTACCCAGACGAACAGCCTGTAGCTCCAAAACGTTACCCTGAACGTTTAAAGATTATAGAGTAA